AAAGTGGCTATTCGACTTTTCACGGGAAGAATGAGCGATGCAAATATGCATAAAGCCCGTCTTCACAATCAAGACGGGCTAAAAGCTATTCATGTTTTATTGAATCGTAAAAGTAGCTACGATAACATTTTGATCCTGGTAGGAATAGGGAGCTTGAAATTGTACGTAGCGATACCCGTCCGCATCAGCCTTAATAATGATTCCTGTCGTACCGCTCCAAATCTGTTTATTTTGAGCATTATAGACTGTGTAATTCGCAAAGGTACCTTTTGGACTGATACGGAGCTCCTGCCCTTTCTTTAGATAAATCGCTTCTTTTGGACTTAACTGTCCAGGAGTAAGGTAGTAATATTTGGTGAATTGTTGTTCTTGTTTTTGTTGCTCCATGGTTACTGTGTCTGCTTCACCTTGAACTTGAGCATTGGTAGAAGCGGAAGCATATACAGGTGCGCCAGAGAGGAGTAAAGCGAGCATCGAAATAGAGAGAAGCTGTTTTTTCATACCTAGTACACTCCTTAGGATCATTTCTGATCAAATTCTAAATACACGAACTAAAAGTAATTATACTCAAATTGAATGAATTGGTAAATATTTACACACAAAAAACAGAAGATTGCCTATTCATATCTCTTGAACGCAACTCCCTATCATGGTAGTAGTCATGGAAAATGACACGGTTTATCTTGTAGCAGGGGATAGCTTTATGAAAAACGAACTGAGTGTAAAGGTTTTTTGGAGGGGAATAAATGAACGTTCATTTGATGACAATTACGGATGCAGAGCAAGTCGCAACTTGGCAATATCCGCAGGAATATTCTTTTTATGACTTTGAAAATAGTCCAGAAACATTTCAGGAACTATTAGACGGAACCTATTATTCAGTTCAAGATAATCATGGTCAGCTTACCGGATTCTTCTGTTTTGGGCTCAATGCTCAAGTCCCAGAAGCTCGAAAGCAAAATCTTTACAAGGGCGAGAACGTGTTGGATATCGGGCTCGGAATGAAACCAGATATGACAGGGAAAGGGATTGGCTTTTCATTTTTACAGGCTGGGATCGAATTTGCCAAACAGCAATTTGAACCAAAATATCTACGTTTAAGTGTTGCTAGCTTTAATCATAGAGCAATTAAAGTGTATACAAGAGCGAGATTTAAAGAAACGGCCTCATTCGTAAACAATGGGACCCTCTTTATCGTGATGACGATGGAAATGGAGAATCTTGAATAGGCATAGTACAGAGCATGCCATTTAACATAAGAAAAACGGTGATGAGGCTGTAAAATTCGTGGTTTTGAGGTAAATCGGTTGTAATAAAAAATGCCCCTAGCAAGGGGCACAAAAGACTCCTAATCGAATGATCTATCGTTTAATCCATGGAGTATCGCCAGAACTTACGGACAAACCATTACAATAGCAAAAACAACAGCAACGAGCTTTTTCATAATCAAGTTTCGCTAATGAGTTGAAATTAAATAATATTCTGAAAGTATGTAGTTTTAACAAAACAAATCAAGCGATTCAGCAGAGGTTGGTACTACAGTCTGGGGGATATTGCAAAGGATAGGGACGTATCCGTACACGCTTAAATATAGTAAACGGATTAACAAGGGAGCTATACAGTGACGAGTTCTTAGGTTCCTAACAAGAAGACGTGAAAGGCGTTAAGCCGCTCGGGGAAAGAACCGGGCGGCTCTTTTGTTGAAAGCGCAGGTGATAGAAATACCACTGAAAAAGTTTTGTCGTATGACAGAGTGTCCAAATCTAACCTCTCCACAATACTACACTCCGTCTACTAAAGCGTAACGTAGGAGGAGTGGACAAAAAGATGGGATCAAAGCTCAATGATGCCAAAGAGGGAGAAGGAGGGCAGCTTAGCCGCCCATAACATTGGACAGAAATTAGCACTCATCACAACTACAAGCAACAATTGTTAATAAAACGAAAAGAACCAAAACTAAAGCAAAATTGTCGTCAAAGAATCCCATCGATATCACCCCTTCAAGTGTATGAGGAATAACCTCAAACTCAAGCTATGCAAATTAAGGCGCTATGTAAGGGCGATATCACAGTAAGTGGGAAATTTGGGCATGCAACAGCCTGTTACTTGTCATGTCCAACAGCTCAATAATGTTAAATCAGTAGGGGGATAAACGACGAAAAAAGGCTATCGCTTAGCCACATTCATGGCATTTGGGACAGCCTTCTTGGAACTTAGCTACTTCTACCAAGGGCATAAGCATCTGCCATGATAAATAATGCATGAATCTCCGCAAGGCTCAATTGAATAATTTGAACCTAACTTTTTCAGGAGCTTCTTCAGCATGATCATTCACCTCCTTGGTAGATTTATTTTCCATGTATTACCATTCTATCGTGACTAAGTGATTTAAGAACATGAATATTTTTATAAATTGTGTACGGTGTCAAAGTTTAAAGCCGGTTTGAAGAACTTGGAAATAATCTGAAGTGATTTCGTCAAAATTGGAGTCTGTTTTCTCAAGATACTTCCAATAAATTAAGTCTTCAGATTCGATATGCAGCATTTCCATTTCAAATTGTTGTGACTTCCACACAATAATCTGACCAATGCAAAGCTGGGATTCATGAATAACTCTTAAAGAAGGGTCATGAACGATCTTACTGTCGACAAATTCACAATTGATAATTTCCGAAGAGATATTAGATTTTTGTAATTCTGCAGACTTGCATTCAGCCCAATCACGGAAAAAAGATAAAATCATTTTTCACCCCAGCCAATCATGGATATAGTGATGTAGCATGTGTTCTAGGTAAAATTCGGAGATTTACGCTGCATCAAAATCGAAAAGAACATAATCGCTCCAGAGCCTATAAAGCCAATAACACTCATCAGCGTATCATAGGGGTGATACTGATGGGTAAATACTTGAGCAATAGAAAGTCCCCACAAAAGTGTAGGAATAGACAGGAAGATATGTATTTTTCCATTATACGTGAACCTGACATAGAGTAGAGCTACTACCGTAGAAACGAGATAACTGAAAGAGAAAAGGATCGTGTCCCAGGTCGAAATGGTTACTGGAATATCACTTGAAAGAAGCGATTTACAAGCCCAAAGAATAAAGAACCAAAAAGCAAAGGCCAAACCAATCATCATTTTCAAAAGACTTTTCATGCTATCTTCTCCCTGCTAAATACGTTTGTTCATTAAGACGAGGAACACAAAGAAAACGATTCAATAGAAAATGAAACCAGTTCTTTTACAAATCGGTAATTGAAAGCTTCATTCTATATATGTTTTTTCATAATTTGATCCGCCTTTAAATGGTTTGATTGGTGAAATAGTATCACGAATGAAAAAAGAAAAACATCATACCGCTAGTTAAATAGTCGGTGCATGATGTTTGATTAAAATAAACAATGTAGATTTTACGTTTGCTTTCTTTAACCTTACTACTTCATATCAATCATAAACTTCTTATACATCCCTTAGCACCTTTGTCGCCAACAATCACTAGTATTTGTATTGGCAGATGTCGTTCGTCTCAGTCTTTATTGGATGTGTTGGTGTTAAGCGCTATAAGTCGGCCATCCGCAATACCCGTCAGCTTCACATGGTACACGTTGTTCTTTTGCGCTGCTAACACCAGGAAATGAAAGCGATAGAAGTAATGCAGCAGCAATACCAAACAGAGCAAATTTTTTCATAAATCTTCCTCCTTATAAGTATGAACGAAATGAGGATGATAGGTATACGGAAAAAGACCATCCCTCTGCCACGCAAATAGCTGTTGGGACGGCCTTTTTAAGTACTATCTGACATTAAGCGGGACACATGCAATGTTTTCCTGCTGGTATGCACTCCCGAGGACATGGGCGGATTGAGTTAGCACCAATTTTTTGAAGTAATTTCTTAAACATTGTTACTCACCTCCTAAATTGGGAAAATATAACTTCCGATCCAATAATAACACACATACACTCTAGATAACATATAAAATACCAAAAATTCGGAAAATAAAAATCTACTTAAGAAATGTCAGTGTCGTACTATTCACTATCACCCATCCGGCTGGAATAGGGGAGCCTAGCATTACCCAAATTTGATCACCAAATGCAGCGTTTTTAATTGTAGTAGTTCCGTGCTTAATCTCAGTTGATGTAGAGGAAGTTTCTTTTCCTTTCCAGTCATACTGGGTAGTGCTAGCTGCGAAGGAGACCGATTTCTTATGTAAAGGGAGTGTTGCTCCGTGGGCGGTTATGGCTAAACTTGGTACCGTGACAACAGAGCTTACTGCTAGAATCATCAAGGCTTTCTTAATCATTTGCAACAACCCTTCTTGAAAATATCACGAAGTTTGTGGCAAGTCTGTATGGGAGTGATACACGTCATTTGAAACCGATCACAAACTGACGTATAATCAGGTATTATTGATTAATCACTAAAAGGGAGGCGATCTTGCAATGACGTCGGTCAATCGTAAAACGGAAATCATCTCTGCTGCCATTGAAGTCTTTGCTGAAATCGGGTATTTCCGGGCAACGACAGCGCAAGTGGCAGAGCGTGCAAAGATTTCCCAGCCGTATATTTTCAAGTTTTTTGCATCGAAGGAAGCTTTGTTACAGGCAGCCTTGGAGGCGTCGTGGGAGCGGATCATTGACTCTTTCCGTCTCGTTGTGGATTCCGCATCCAAAGAGCAATTGGAAACAGATTTAATCAAGGCATATGAAAAGATTTTGGCTTCCCATCAAAATGAAATACTTCTTCAAATGCAGTCCCAGACGATTCAAGAGCCTTCGATTCGAGAGGCAATGCGCGAAGGATTTCGGGAGGTTCGTCAGATCGTCCTAACAGCTTTTCGTGAAGCGGGCATTGCGAGCCCGGAAGAGAGAACACTTATTTTCCTGGCAAGAGGAATGCTGTGTAATATTTCAGCAGCTTTGGATATGCCAGAATTAATGGAGGTGTAGCGGAGAAAAAATTGTGACAATTAGTTATTGACTAATCACTAACTAAAAAGTTATAGTTCAAATTAGTTAGTGATTGATCAATCACAAATTAAACAAGTGGAGATGATCCGAATGAAAAAAGCGATTGTAGTCGGGGCAACAGGCGGAACGGGAGCGGCTATTCTAAACGAGCTCATCAAACGAGGAGTTGAAACGATTGCTTTTGGACGTTCTAGACAAAAGCTAGAGCAAATGGCGTCAGAGCTAGGGAATCCAGCACATTTGTCACTGGCCACCGGGGATGCATTCCGGTCTCAAGACATCGTAGCAGCATCGGAAGGAGCGGATGTACTATTCCATTGTGCAAACGTCCCTTATCACGAGATGGTAAACAAGCTGATCCCACTTGGCGAAGCCGTCATGGAAGCCGTCAACAAGAGAGACTTGAAGGTTGTTGTGGTAGACGGCATTTATCCATACGGGCGAAAGCAGATAGAACCAGTGACGGAGGAGCATCCAAAGCAACCGCATACGAAGAAAGGAAAAATCAGGTTGGCATTTGAACAGATGCTGTTTAGCAGTCGCTGGGATCATGCGCGAACGATGATTGTCAGATTACCGGATTACTACGGACCTACCGCTAATCAAGCATCGTATTTGGGTTCCACACTTGAGGCAATTGCGGCTGGAAAACCGGGGCTTTTCATTGGGAATATGCATGTTCCTCGCGAGTTTGTTTATTTGCCGGATGCGGCGAAGATGATTGTGGAGTTGGCCAGCCGTGAGTTTGCTTATGGACAAAACTGGCACATTCCAGGTGGAGGCATCATTTCCGGTCGAGACATCGTTCGAATCGCTCAAAAAGCAAGTGGCACCGTGAAGCCTGTCATTCCTCTTGGGAAAATGGGTTTGTCTTTGCTGGGGATGTTCGTCCCGGTGATGAAGGAGGTTGTCGAGATGCTGTACTTAACCGAAACACCGTTGATTCTTAGCGGAGAAAAATATAAACGGCTTATTGGACCGATCCCAGCGACGAAGTTCGAGGAGGGTATAACGGCAACGATCCAGCATTTACAGAATCGTACTTCCATGAAATAAATGATAAGCACTAGTTATTGATTGATCACTAACAAAGAAAATGACAAAACCATTTTAAATATTCCTTTACAGGAATATTCCCTTTGGTGTATATTTTACCTAAGAAGATGATCACAATAACACTGAAGGAGATGAGATGAACGTAGAATCCATCATGTAACGAGGTGAGTGACATGTCGGGGATGAATCCAGGCATGGACATGGCGACGCTGAGTGCTTTGGCTGAACCGAATCGTATGAAAATCGTCGAACTTTTGCGCGATGGTCCTCTAACTGTAGGGGAAATCGCAGACCAACTGGGGCTTCGCCAGCCCCAAGCCTCGAAGCATTTGAAGGTGCTTAGTGACAACGGGATCGTGGATGTGAAGGCTGAAGCCAATCGTCGAATATATAAACTCAGGCCCGAGCCCTTCCGAGCGCTAGATTCTTGGGTGAAGTCATTCCAGCGAGTTATGGAAGAAAGATTTGATAATCTGGAAGACTATTTGCGGGAACTGCAAAACAAGGAAAATACTTGAGATCCATTCAAATGAATGAGGAGGAATTGCTATGTCAAGAAATACAATGGTTTCAAGGGTAGAGAACGAGCGGGTGCTGGTACTGGAACGTGTATTCGACGCGCCAAGAGAACTCGTGTTCAAGATGTTTAAGGAGCCTGAGCATCTCAAGCGTTGGTGGGGACCGAAAGGCTGGGAACTCCCGGTTTGTAATGTCGATTTCCGACCAGGTGGTGTTTGGCACTATTGCATGAAATGTGTCGATAAGAATCAAGGTGATTTTTACGGCATGGAATCTTGGGGCAAAGGCGTTTATATGGAAATTGTTGAGCCAGAGAAAATCATCTATACCGATTACTTTTCAGATGCAGAAGGCAACACAAATGATACCATGCCTTCGACAGAGGTTATGATGGAATTCATCGATATGGGTGGCAAGACGAAGCTGGTCAGCCGTTCTGAATATGTATCTGCAGAGGCCCTCAAAACTGTCATGGACATGGGCATGCTAGAGGGCATCACCCAAACGTGGGATCGTTTGGAAGAGAGTCTGAACGAGATCAAGTAAGGGACATATAGGAAAGACCGCCTGGCATGAAAGACCCGGCGGCTTTTTCAATTTAGTTGCAGATTTATTTCACCATCAGCGCAATAAAATCGTTCAGCTTATCTAGCGAAATGATATTTTGATTGCACGTCGCACTGTCTTGGCAAATGAAGTTTCCTTTTTTCAAATATGTTCCATCCCCAGAGCTTTTTGCTTCAAGGACGAACATGCCGATTTCTTCAAAGCGATTACAGAGCGCACAAAGGCCTTTCTTATTTACATTGGTAAACTGCCCGTGAATGCCAAACAGTTTTCCTTCGTGGTAAGCGACAATATACTTCTTTTCCGTCGCAGTGTCTAGCCAGCCCACATAAGAGATTTCTGAAAAATCGATTTCTG
This genomic stretch from Brevibacillus sp. DP1.3A harbors:
- a CDS encoding GNAT family N-acetyltransferase codes for the protein MNVHLMTITDAEQVATWQYPQEYSFYDFENSPETFQELLDGTYYSVQDNHGQLTGFFCFGLNAQVPEARKQNLYKGENVLDIGLGMKPDMTGKGIGFSFLQAGIEFAKQQFEPKYLRLSVASFNHRAIKVYTRARFKETASFVNNGTLFIVMTMEMENLE
- a CDS encoding YjcZ family sporulation protein, producing MGFFDDNFALVLVLFVLLTIVACSCDEC
- a CDS encoding TetR/AcrR family transcriptional regulator — encoded protein: MTSVNRKTEIISAAIEVFAEIGYFRATTAQVAERAKISQPYIFKFFASKEALLQAALEASWERIIDSFRLVVDSASKEQLETDLIKAYEKILASHQNEILLQMQSQTIQEPSIREAMREGFREVRQIVLTAFREAGIASPEERTLIFLARGMLCNISAALDMPELMEV
- a CDS encoding SDR family NAD(P)-dependent oxidoreductase, with protein sequence MKKAIVVGATGGTGAAILNELIKRGVETIAFGRSRQKLEQMASELGNPAHLSLATGDAFRSQDIVAASEGADVLFHCANVPYHEMVNKLIPLGEAVMEAVNKRDLKVVVVDGIYPYGRKQIEPVTEEHPKQPHTKKGKIRLAFEQMLFSSRWDHARTMIVRLPDYYGPTANQASYLGSTLEAIAAGKPGLFIGNMHVPREFVYLPDAAKMIVELASREFAYGQNWHIPGGGIISGRDIVRIAQKASGTVKPVIPLGKMGLSLLGMFVPVMKEVVEMLYLTETPLILSGEKYKRLIGPIPATKFEEGITATIQHLQNRTSMK
- a CDS encoding metalloregulator ArsR/SmtB family transcription factor → MSGMNPGMDMATLSALAEPNRMKIVELLRDGPLTVGEIADQLGLRQPQASKHLKVLSDNGIVDVKAEANRRIYKLRPEPFRALDSWVKSFQRVMEERFDNLEDYLRELQNKENT
- a CDS encoding SRPBCC domain-containing protein, whose protein sequence is MSRNTMVSRVENERVLVLERVFDAPRELVFKMFKEPEHLKRWWGPKGWELPVCNVDFRPGGVWHYCMKCVDKNQGDFYGMESWGKGVYMEIVEPEKIIYTDYFSDAEGNTNDTMPSTEVMMEFIDMGGKTKLVSRSEYVSAEALKTVMDMGMLEGITQTWDRLEESLNEIK